GCTGATGCTTTTATAACGAGGCGTACTCACGCCGGTTCGCGGATCGAACAAATGGGTAAACCTGCCCGCCTTGTCCATCACCGTCCCATAGCCGCCCGAAGTGGCAAACGCCTTGTCTTTCATCGTGATATTTGCCAACACGCCTTCTTCGTCGTCCGGATTGCGGATGCCGACATTCCAAGTCCGCCTGCCGTTTGTATCAAACCCCCTGATTTCGCCCATATCGGCCAGCGCGGCAGGCACGCCGTTTGCTTTAAGCAGCGCAACAACCTTGTCTGTGATATAGCCTTGCGCGATACCGTTCAAGGACAAACCCATACCCTTTTCGGCAAAACGGATTTCACGGTCGTCAAACGAGACTTTGTCGAAGCCGACCCGCTTCAGGGCTTCGTCCACGCTGTTTTGAGGCGGCGGTGTTTCCGCATCGGGATGGGCGGCAAAATAATCGGCATACAGTTTCCACAAAACCTGAACCGTCGGATCGAATGCCCCTCCGGTCAAAGTATGCATATCCCGACAAATGCTCAACAGTTCCAAGAAATCCGCCGGCGGCGAAGTCAGATAACCGTCACGGTTCAGGCGGCTGATCAGGCTGTCTTCACGGTAAAGGCTGAACATTTTTTCCAAACGCGCCACTTCCGCCAAAACCTTGTTGACCAAATCCGCCGCACGCCTGTCGTCCACACCAAACAGGCGTAGCTCCGCGCCGGAACCCAGCGCGACACCTTTCCAGAAAAACACATTTTCATTGCGTTTTTCATCTTTATTGCGTTTTTCATCATCGGCGGCAAAAGGATTCGGCAAAAAAGAAACCGCCGCGCCCGCCGCCGCAACGGCGGCAACTGTCAAAAAACGCCTGCGCCCGAAATGCCTGCCCATACCGCCTCCTAAACCGACACTGCCGCCTTGATATGCGGATGAGGGTCGTAACCTTCCAACTCAAAATCTTCAAACTTGAAGGCAAACAAATCTTTGACTTCAGGATTGATTTTCATCACAGGCAAGGCACGCGGTTCGCGTTCCAACTGCAATGCGGCCTGCTCGAAATGGTTGCGGTACAAATGCGCGTCGCCAAACGTATGGACAAACTCGCCCGCCTCCAATCCGCACACTTGCGCCATCATCATCGTCAACAGCGCGTAGCTGGCAATATTAAACGGCACGCCGAGGAAAATATCCGCGCTGCGCTGGTAAAGCTGACAGGACAGTTTGCCGTCAGTAACGTAAAACTGAAACAGCGCGTGGCAGGGCGGCAGTGCCATTTCATCGACCAAGGCCGGATTCCACGCCGACACAATCAGGCGGCGCGAGTCGGGGTTTTTCTTGATTTGTTCCACCACATTGGCGATTTGGTCGATATGCCTACCGTCGGGCGCGGGCCAGCTGCGCCATTGATAGCCGTAAACCGGGCCTAAATCGCCGTTTTCGTCCGCCCACTCGTCCCAAATGGAAACATTGTTGTCCTTCAGGTATTTGATATTGGTATCGCCTTTGAGGAACCAGAGCAGTTCATAAATAATCGAGCGCAAATGCAGCTTTTTGGTCGTCAGCAGCGGAAAACCTTTGCCCAAGTCAAAACGCATCTGATAACCAAATACGGAGCGCGTGCCCGTACCGGTGCGGTCTGATTTGTCCGTACCGTTGTCGAGGACGTGGCGCATCAAGTCCAAATAAGCCTTCATCATCATCTTTCATCAAATTAAACGGCGCATATTGTAACATTTCCGGCCAACGCCCGAGTCCGGACAAACGCGCAGGCCGCCCCGCCTGACGATAAAAACGCGAGTACGGTCAGACAGGATTGTTGACAATTTTAGTCCTTTTCCACAGTAAAACCCGGATGGAAAACAAAATTACCTTGATTGGAATCAAAAAATCTAGTTTAATTACTTGAAATAAAATTCCAATAATATTTTTATTTGCGAAATTAATTTATGATTATTGGTTTATTATCGGCAATAAACATCAAACATTGAAAATATGGAAAAAATAATGTCAACAATTTGTGCCAAATCGGGCTTGGCATCAGAAAAAAATAGGTTTATATTGCTACCTACAAATTTGTTTTCCCATTAGTACAATATCAACCAAAAGGAGTATCCAAATGACTGACTTGAACACCTTGTTTGCCAACCTCAAACAACGCAACCCCAATCAAGAACCGTTCCATCAGGCGGTTGAAGAAGTCTTCATGAGCCTCGATCCGTTTTTGGCAAAAAATCCGAAATACACCCAGCAAAGCCTGCTGGAACGCATCGTCGAACCCGAACGCGTCGTCATGTTCCGCGTAACCTGGCAGGACGATAAAGGTCAAGTCCAAGTCAACCGCGGCTACCGCATTCAAATGAATTCCGCCATCGGCCCTTACAAAGGCGGCTTGCGCTTCCACCCGACCGTCGATTTGGGCGTGTTGAAATTCCTCGCTTTTGAACAAGTCTTCAAAAACGCGCTGACCACCCTGCCTATGGGCGGCGGCAAAGGCGGTTCCGACTTTGATCCTAAAGGCAAATCCGATGCCGAAGTAATGCGCTTCTGCCAAGCCTTTATGACCGAACTCTACCGCCACATCGGCGCAGACACCGATGTTCCGGCCGGCGACATCGGCGTAGGCGGACGCGAAATCGGCTACCTGTTCGGACAATACAAAAAAATCCGCAATGAATTCACTTCCGTCCTGACCGGAAAAGGTTTGGAATGGGGCGGCAGCCTCATCCGCCCCGAGGCGACCGGCTACGGCTGCGTCTATTTCGCACAAGCCATGCTGCAAACCCGCAACGATAGTTTTGAAGGCAAACGCGTCCTGATTTCCGGTTCCGGCAACGTGGCGCAATACGCTGCCGAAAAAGCTATCCAACTGGGCGCGAAAGTGCTGACCGTTTCCGACTCCAACGGCTTCGTCCTCTTCCCCGACAGCGGTATGACCGAAGCGCAACTCGCCGCCTTGATCGAATTGAAAGAAGTCCGCCGCGAACGCGTTGCCACTTATGCCAAAGAGCAAGGTCTGCAATACTTTGAAAACCAAAAACCGTGGGGCGTTGCTGCCGAAATCGCCCTGCCCTGCGCAACCCAGAACGAATTGGACGAAGAAGCCGCCAAAACCTTGTTGGCAAACGGCTGCTACGTTGTTGCCGAAGGCGCGAATATGCCGTCGACTTTGGGCGCGGTCGAGCAATTTATCAAAGCGGGCATCCTCTACGCCCCGGGCAAAGCCTCCAACGCCGGCGGCGTAGCAACTTCGGGCTTGGAAATGAGCCAAAACGCCATCCGCCTGTCTTGGACTCGTGAAGAAGTCGACCAACGCCTGTTCGGCATTATGCAAAGCATCCACGAGTCCTGCCTGAAATACGGCAAAGTCGGCGACAAAGTAAACTACGTCAATGGTGCAAACATTGCCGGCTTCGTCAAAGTTGCCGATGCGATGCTGGCGCAAGGTTTCTAAGCAAACGCCGCCGCCCCGCAAACAAAATGCCGTCTGAACCGCAAATGCTGTTCAGACGGCATTTCATTATTCGGGGCATTTCAAACCTTTTTCCCTGTGTTTGGATACCCGGCCGATTCCATCCGTTTGTAAGTGAAAATCCGCTTATTTCCGTTTGGGCGCAAACCGGCTCCATTGAATAAAAGGCTGTCCGATTGTTGGCGCGCTATGCCGTCTGAACAGCATTCACACCGCCCAATCCTGCACGCGCTTCAAATCGTTTTGCGCCAAAGTATCCGCGTGGCGGTTACGGCTCTGATATTCCCTGTCTTTCAATATGCTGCTCGCCACATAATTCAAATGAGCCTTTGCCGCCTCCGAAGCCTCGCCCGGTCGGCGGTTCGATATCGCCTCATACAGCACGCGGTGCTGCGCCATCAGTTTCGGACGCGGATCTTCTTCCTGATTCAGATAAATAAGGCTGCTGCGCGTCTGCCGGTACAGCATTTTCAACAAACCGCCCGACAAATGGCTGAACAGCAGGTTGTGCGCCGCATCGGCAATCGTCTGATGAAAGCTTACATCGGCTTCGCTCTGATGTTCCAAATTGCCGCTTTCGCACGCCTCCTCAAACTTTTCAAGCCAAAACCCAATCCGCTTCAAATCGGCATCCGTCCGGCGTTCTGCCGCCAATGCCGCCATACAGCCCTCGATGTGGCAGCTGAAATCAAAAACATCCTGTTCCCAATTGGAATGTTTGCCCAAAAGCTCCTGCCAACTTTGCAAAAAATCCTGCTGCGGCTTGACCGAAACATAATAACCGTCGCCCTGCCTCGCTTCCAAAACCTGACGGGCAACCAAAACATTCAATGCCGACCTGACCGACGGGCGCGAAACGCCAAACTCTTCCGCCAAAACGCGTTCGGGCGGAATCTTGCCCCCTTCCGCGTAAACCCCTTCCACGATACGGCCTTCCAATACCGACAATACCTGATCGCTGATTTTCTG
Above is a window of Neisseria sp. Marseille-Q6792 DNA encoding:
- a CDS encoding FAD:protein FMN transferase — translated: MGRHFGRRRFLTVAAVAAAGAAVSFLPNPFAADDEKRNKDEKRNENVFFWKGVALGSGAELRLFGVDDRRAADLVNKVLAEVARLEKMFSLYREDSLISRLNRDGYLTSPPADFLELLSICRDMHTLTGGAFDPTVQVLWKLYADYFAAHPDAETPPPQNSVDEALKRVGFDKVSFDDREIRFAEKGMGLSLNGIAQGYITDKVVALLKANGVPAALADMGEIRGFDTNGRRTWNVGIRNPDDEEGVLANITMKDKAFATSGGYGTVMDKAGRFTHLFDPRTGVSTPRYKSISVMADDAAVADALSTAFSIMDLPLIRSVAESRRLKVWLVMPDNTLNEIG
- a CDS encoding thymidylate synthase, whose translation is MKAYLDLMRHVLDNGTDKSDRTGTGTRSVFGYQMRFDLGKGFPLLTTKKLHLRSIIYELLWFLKGDTNIKYLKDNNVSIWDEWADENGDLGPVYGYQWRSWPAPDGRHIDQIANVVEQIKKNPDSRRLIVSAWNPALVDEMALPPCHALFQFYVTDGKLSCQLYQRSADIFLGVPFNIASYALLTMMMAQVCGLEAGEFVHTFGDAHLYRNHFEQAALQLEREPRALPVMKINPEVKDLFAFKFEDFELEGYDPHPHIKAAVSV
- the gdhA gene encoding NADP-specific glutamate dehydrogenase, coding for MTDLNTLFANLKQRNPNQEPFHQAVEEVFMSLDPFLAKNPKYTQQSLLERIVEPERVVMFRVTWQDDKGQVQVNRGYRIQMNSAIGPYKGGLRFHPTVDLGVLKFLAFEQVFKNALTTLPMGGGKGGSDFDPKGKSDAEVMRFCQAFMTELYRHIGADTDVPAGDIGVGGREIGYLFGQYKKIRNEFTSVLTGKGLEWGGSLIRPEATGYGCVYFAQAMLQTRNDSFEGKRVLISGSGNVAQYAAEKAIQLGAKVLTVSDSNGFVLFPDSGMTEAQLAALIELKEVRRERVATYAKEQGLQYFENQKPWGVAAEIALPCATQNELDEEAAKTLLANGCYVVAEGANMPSTLGAVEQFIKAGILYAPGKASNAGGVATSGLEMSQNAIRLSWTREEVDQRLFGIMQSIHESCLKYGKVGDKVNYVNGANIAGFVKVADAMLAQGF
- a CDS encoding FadR/GntR family transcriptional regulator is translated as MKLIRPQKISDQVLSVLEGRIVEGVYAEGGKIPPERVLAEEFGVSRPSVRSALNVLVARQVLEARQGDGYYVSVKPQQDFLQSWQELLGKHSNWEQDVFDFSCHIEGCMAALAAERRTDADLKRIGFWLEKFEEACESGNLEHQSEADVSFHQTIADAAHNLLFSHLSGGLLKMLYRQTRSSLIYLNQEEDPRPKLMAQHRVLYEAISNRRPGEASEAAKAHLNYVASSILKDREYQSRNRHADTLAQNDLKRVQDWAV